Proteins from a single region of Bombus vancouverensis nearcticus chromosome 5, iyBomVanc1_principal, whole genome shotgun sequence:
- the Unc-76 gene encoding fasciculation and elongation protein Unc-76 isoform X1 has translation MRDMAGKIAELKFEAPLARFEEEDTASLKNMNLLTEQLLDTSLNTSYGENCNANEPATTHENGTDILQEGTFSPFSGSLEDLVNTFDEKITSCFRDYGTNVESLAPVQVRTQEEIMNECQMWWTITGTFGNILPIDWSKSYARKMHMPALNLNEAPVSHERPELEDLSSEDEAVATDLDMHALILSSSTDTHSPEEPLKTAEEVLREIDDIMQESPSMERSPDSDGSLLDSDEALERSREVLGSPLHEKKLKQLTSSQLTELLGEMESLVGALSETLIAELALRDELEYEKELKNQFISLLLAVQNRRRQHHVTRKRNQMQNGTSPLPQHRSLQESKYLTTVIPYHMDSGPPDNQALQVLIKILKAISEDSPTVPTLLTDYILKVLCPT, from the exons ATGAGGGACATGGCGGGCAAGATCGCCGAGTTGAAGTTCGAGGCACCCCTCGCACGTTTCGAGGAGGAAGACACGGCCAGcttgaaaaatatgaatctaCTGACAG AGCAATTGCTGGACACGAGTTTAAACACGAGCTACGGAGAGAATTGTAACGCGAACGAGCCAGCGACTACGCACGAAAATGGTACCGATATACTGCAAGAGGGGACATTCAGCCCCTTCAGCGGCAGTCTCGAGGATCTCGTTAACACCTTCGACGAGAAGATAACATCCTGCTTTCGCGATTACGGCACGAACGTCGAGTCCCTGGCACCCGTGCAAGTACGCACGCAGGAAGAAATTATGAACGAGTGCCA AATGTGGTGGACGATTACCGGTACGTTTGGTAACATATTACCAATCGATTGGAGCAAATCGTACGCTAGAAAAATGCACATGCCCGCGCTTAATTTGAACGAGGCTCCGGTTTCACACGAAAG ACCTGAACTAGAGGATTTAAGTAGCGAAGATGAGGCTGTCGCAACTGATTTGGACATGCATGCTTTGATCTTGTCCAGTAGCACCGATACTCACAGCCCAGAGGAACCGCTTAAGACTGCGGAAGAAGTACTCCGTGAAATAGACGATATAATGCAG GAAAGTCCGTCAATGGAAAGATCACCGGATTCCGATGGGTCTTTATTGGATAGCGACGAGGCACTGGAGAGGAGCAGAGAAGTTCTGGGCTCTCCGCTGCACGAGAAAA AGCTAAAACAACTTACCTCCAGCCAACTGACTGAGTTACTCGGGGAGATGGAATCCTTGGTGGGAGCTCTGAGCGAAACTCTCATCGCGGAACTTGCATTGCGCGACGAGCTCGAATATGAGAAAGAATTAAAGAATCAATTTATCTCGTTGTTGTTAGCAgtacaaaatcgacgaagacagCATCATGTCACGAGAAAGAGAAATCAAATGCAAAATGGTACTAGTCCTTTACCACAACATAGATCGCTTCAAGAATCTAAG TATTTAACTACCGTAATTCCGTATCATATGGACAGTGGCCCACCAGACAATCAGGCATTACAAGTTCTCATTAAAA TATTAAAAGCAATTAGCGAAGACAGTCCAACTGTACCTACTTTACTAACAGATTATATACTCAAAG TATTGTGTCCTACTTAG
- the LOC117156120 gene encoding putative fumarate hydratase, mitochondrial isoform X1, with the protein MTLSLLKCSLINHGLLELKKSSAFLTLRLSLYTSVVSKGNKKESSGEFRIERDTFGELKVPADKYYGAQTMRSKMNFPIGDSFERMPYGVIVAMGILKKAAALVNKEYGMDAKIADAISKAADDVICGDLYKDHFPLVIWQTGSGTQSNMNTNEVISNRAIELLGGKLGSKDPVHPNDHVNKSQSSNDTFPTAMHIAVALEINRVLLPGLEKLHEALEEKANAWKDIIKIGRTHTQDAVPLTLGQEFSGYAAQVCNGIKRVKDTLPRLYELALGGTAVGTGLNAPKGFAEKSAAKIAEITGLPFVTAPNKFEALATKDTMVEVHGALNTVAVSLMKIANDIRFLGSGPRCGLGELSLPENEPGSSIMPGKVNPTQCEAMTMVCCQVMGNQVAVSIGGSNGHFELNVFKPMIVANTLRSARLLGDACASFTKNCVVGIKPNVDRISKLLNESLMLVTALNPHIGYDKAAKIAKQAHAENLTLKESALKNGITAEQFDQWVKPENMIGPK; encoded by the exons atgacATTAAGTTTATTGAAATGTTCACTTATCAATCATGGATTATTGGAATTAAAGAAATCATCGGCTTTTTTAACATTAAGGCTGTCATTGTATACATCGGTAGTTTCTAAAGGCAATAAAAAG GAGTCCAGTGGTGAATTTCGAATTGAAAGAGATACTTTTGGTGAACTAAAGGTTCCTGCTGACAAATATTATGGAGCACAAACAATGCGGTCAAAAATGAACTTTCCAATTGGTGATAGTTTTGAACGAATGCCT TATGGGGTTATTGTCGCAATGGGTATATTAAAGAAAGCTGCTGCACTTGTAAATAAAGAATATGGAATGGATGCAAAAATAGCAGATGCTATTAGTAAAGCTGCAGATGATGTTATATGTGGAGACCTTTATAAAGATCATTTTCCACTGGTAATTTGGCAAACAGGTTCTGGTACGCAAAGCAATATGAACACCAATGAG GTAATTTCAAATCGTGCAATTGAATTACTTGGTGGTAAACTTGGATCAAAGGATCCTGTCCATCCAAATGATCATGTAAATAAATCTCAAAGTAGCAATGATACATTTCCTACTGCTATGCATATAGCAGTTGCTTTGGAAATTAACAGGGTATTACTTCCTGGTTTGGAAAAATTACATGAAGCATTAGAAGAAAAGGCTAATGCATGGaaagatattataaaaattggtAGAACTCATACTCAAGATGCTGTGCCCTTAACACTAGGACAAGAATTTTCAG GTTATGCAGCACAAGTTTGTAATGGCATTAAAAGGGTAAAAGATACTCTTCCAAGATTATATGAGTTAGCACTTGGTGGTACTGCAGTAGGAACAGGATTAAATGCACCAAAAGGTTTTGCGGAAAAATCAGCAGCAAAGATTGCAGAAATTACTGGATTACCATTTGTAACTGCTCCTAATAAATTTGAAGCTTTAGCAACTAAAGATACTATGGTAGAAGTGCATGGTGCGCTGAATACAGTAGCAGTTTCGCTTATGAAG ataGCTAATGATATTCGATTTTTGGGAAGTGGACCTCGTTGCGGTCTGGGGGAATTATCTCTTCCTGAAAATGAGCCAGGAAGTTCTATTATGCCTGGTAAAGTTAATCCAACACAATGCGAAGCAATGACTATGGTTTGTTGCCAAGTCATGGGTAATCAAGTTGCTGTATCTATTGGTGGAAGTAATGGCCATTTTGAGCTTAATGTATTTAAACCTATGATAGTTGCAAATACATTAAGATCTGCAAGACTATTAGGTGATGCCTGTGCCTCATTCACAAAGAACTGCGTCGTCGGTATTAAACCGAATGTAGATCGTATCAGTAAACTTTTGAACGAAAGTTTAATGCTTGTTACTGCTTTAAATCCACATATTGGTTATGATAAG GCTGCTAAAATTGCCAAGCAAGCCCATGCAGAAAATCTCACGTTAAAAGAATCAGCATTGAAGAATGGCATAACTGCAGAACAATTTGATCAATGGGTGAAGCCGGAAAATATGATTGGTCCCAAATAA
- the LOC117156125 gene encoding uncharacterized protein LOC117156125 translates to MMITRQLKIPSLKNLSTIALFGSVIVTATGLIVRYDLENKIRKTTTYKKALKLFYDHKETIKHLGEPIKEGRITLPEYKSGNIKKFGINVKGANTTGKLYFEYQVQPDESTEIKKVEIKFNDIADKIFVIHKN, encoded by the exons ATGATGATTACAAGACAATTAAAG ATACCTTCACTTAAAAATTTATCAACAATAGCCCTTTTTGGAAGTGTTATTGTTACAGCTACAGGACTTATTGTACGATATGATTTAGAAAACAAAATTcggaaaacaacaacttataaAAAggcattgaaattattttatgatcATAAGGAAACCATTAAACATTTAGGAGAACCTATAAAGGAAGGAAGAATAACGCTTCCAGAGTATAAATCTGGAAATATTAAGAAATTCGGTATTAATGTAAAGGGGGCTAACACTACAGGAAAACTATATTTTGAATATCAAGTTCAACCGGATGAAAGTACTGAAATAAAGAAggtagaaattaaatttaatgataTTGCTGATAAGATATTTGTGATTCATAAAAATTAG
- the LOC117156122 gene encoding acyl-CoA:lysophosphatidylglycerol acyltransferase 1 isoform X2, whose amino-acid sequence MTDFSSFSTFTRVINKVLNFVKCTIRTTFVILNNIYCIPTYVVWMTLLFPIKVYQPQVYWRIEGLFFHWLLAMVSTWTWSAGYDIIEQGDDIQEIISERTLVIANHQSTGDVPILMTTFNAKPNVLPNLMWIMDRIFKFTNFGIVSILHQDFFIVSGRKQREGSLKKLEKHLKEAYIPLSRKWMVLFPEGGFLCKRRETSQKYAKKNNLPILENVTLPRVGAMQTIFDTIGPSQENNTAEQQLNNMTAAKPQINWILDITIAYPQGKPLDLPTIITGSRPPCETVLFYRVFPSSVVPREPELLSKWLYDRWVEKESLLENFYKYGSFLGTQAPVNEGSKIHQDPLRFLVLHLFFITSSYIHYNMFTYVLSCFW is encoded by the exons ATGACtgacttttcttccttttctactTTTACGAG GGTAATCAATaaagtattaaattttgtaaaatgtacTATTAGAACCACTTTTGTGATACTCAACAATATTTATTGTATACCAACATATGTagtatggatgacattattgtTCCCTATAAAAGTTTATCAACCACAAGTATATTGGAGAATCGAAGGATTATTTTTCCATTGGCTGTTAGCAATGGTATCCACGTGGACTTGGTCTGCAGGTTATGATA taATAGAACAAGGTGATGATATACAAGAAATTATTAGTGAAAGAACATTAGTAATAGCAAATCATCAAAGTACTGGTGATGTTCCTATACTCATGACAACATTTAATGCTAAGCCAAATGTATTACCTAATCTAATGTGGATTATGGATaggatttttaaatttactaacTTTGGTATAGTTTCTATTTTACACCAGGACTTCTTCATTGTATCT GGTCGAAAACAAAGGGAAGGGAGTTTAAAAAAGCTAGAAAAGcatttaaaagaagcatatatTCCATTGAGCAGAAAATGGATGGTTCTCTTCCCAGAAGGAggatttttatgtaaaagaCGAGAGACATCACAAAAATATGCTAAAAAGAATAATTTGCCAATTCTTGAAAATGTAACGTTACCGCGAGTAGGAGCAATGCAAACTATATTTGATACGATTGGTCCATCACAAGAAAATAATACAGCAGAACAACAATTGAACA ATATGACGGCAGCTAAACCACAAATCAATTGGATTCTAGATATAACGATAGCATATCCTCAAGGTAAACCACTTGACTTACCAACAATTATAACTGGTTCACGACCACCATGTGAAACAGTATTATTTTACCGAGTTTTTCCTAGCTCAGTG GTCCCACGAGAACCAGAGTTATTGTCTAAATGGTTATATGATAGATGGGTTGAAAAAGAATCACTTTTGGAAAACTTTTACAAGTATGGATCATTTCTTGGCACTCAAGCACCTGTCAATGAAGGTTCTAAAATCCATCAGGATCCATTGAGATTCCTAGtccttcatttattttttataacatctagttatatacattataatatgtTTACGTATGTACTATCTTGCTTTTGGTAA
- the Naa20A gene encoding N-alpha-acetyltransferase 20 A, which produces MTTLRPFTCNDLFKFNNVNLDPLTETYGLSFYTHYLAHWPEYFQVAESPSGEIMGYIMGKAEGQGENWHGHITALTVSPNYRRLGLAAMLIEFLEKVSEKKQAYFVDLFVRVSNKVAIKMYQQLGYIVYRTVLEYYTGNPDEDAFDMRKALSRDVKKKSVIPLTHPVRPEEID; this is translated from the exons ATGACGACTCTTAGGCCTTTCACATGCAacgatttatttaaatttaacaatGT aaatttagaTCCACTTACGGAGACA TATGGACTTTCTTTTTATACACACTATCTAGCACATTGGCCAGAGTATTTTCAAGTAGCTGAATCGCCAAGTGGAGAAATTATGGGTTATA TTATGGGAAAGGCAGAAGGGCAAGGAGAGAACTGGCATGGTCATATAACAGCTCTTACAGTTTCACCTAATTATAGGAGATTAGGTTTGGCTGCAATGTTAATAGAATTTTTAGAGAAGGTTTCAGaaaa GAAGCAAGCATATTTTGTAGATCTCTTTGTAAGAGTTAGTAATAAGGTGGCAATCAAAATGTATCAACAGTTAGGATATATTGTTTATAGGACTGTTTTAGAATATTATACTGGAAACCCAGATGAAGATGCTTTTG aCATGAGAAAAGCACTTTCAAGAGATGTAAAGAAAAAATCAGTAATACCATTAACTCATCCTGTAAGACCTGAAGAAATAGACTGA
- the Unc-76 gene encoding fasciculation and elongation protein Unc-76 isoform X2, producing the protein MKPVDPAMYSITSNFYCLFIRWKYEGIYEAKEQLLDTSLNTSYGENCNANEPATTHENGTDILQEGTFSPFSGSLEDLVNTFDEKITSCFRDYGTNVESLAPVQVRTQEEIMNECQMWWTITGTFGNILPIDWSKSYARKMHMPALNLNEAPVSHERPELEDLSSEDEAVATDLDMHALILSSSTDTHSPEEPLKTAEEVLREIDDIMQESPSMERSPDSDGSLLDSDEALERSREVLGSPLHEKKLKQLTSSQLTELLGEMESLVGALSETLIAELALRDELEYEKELKNQFISLLLAVQNRRRQHHVTRKRNQMQNGTSPLPQHRSLQESKYLTTVIPYHMDSGPPDNQALQVLIKILKAISEDSPTVPTLLTDYILKVLCPT; encoded by the exons AGCAATTGCTGGACACGAGTTTAAACACGAGCTACGGAGAGAATTGTAACGCGAACGAGCCAGCGACTACGCACGAAAATGGTACCGATATACTGCAAGAGGGGACATTCAGCCCCTTCAGCGGCAGTCTCGAGGATCTCGTTAACACCTTCGACGAGAAGATAACATCCTGCTTTCGCGATTACGGCACGAACGTCGAGTCCCTGGCACCCGTGCAAGTACGCACGCAGGAAGAAATTATGAACGAGTGCCA AATGTGGTGGACGATTACCGGTACGTTTGGTAACATATTACCAATCGATTGGAGCAAATCGTACGCTAGAAAAATGCACATGCCCGCGCTTAATTTGAACGAGGCTCCGGTTTCACACGAAAG ACCTGAACTAGAGGATTTAAGTAGCGAAGATGAGGCTGTCGCAACTGATTTGGACATGCATGCTTTGATCTTGTCCAGTAGCACCGATACTCACAGCCCAGAGGAACCGCTTAAGACTGCGGAAGAAGTACTCCGTGAAATAGACGATATAATGCAG GAAAGTCCGTCAATGGAAAGATCACCGGATTCCGATGGGTCTTTATTGGATAGCGACGAGGCACTGGAGAGGAGCAGAGAAGTTCTGGGCTCTCCGCTGCACGAGAAAA AGCTAAAACAACTTACCTCCAGCCAACTGACTGAGTTACTCGGGGAGATGGAATCCTTGGTGGGAGCTCTGAGCGAAACTCTCATCGCGGAACTTGCATTGCGCGACGAGCTCGAATATGAGAAAGAATTAAAGAATCAATTTATCTCGTTGTTGTTAGCAgtacaaaatcgacgaagacagCATCATGTCACGAGAAAGAGAAATCAAATGCAAAATGGTACTAGTCCTTTACCACAACATAGATCGCTTCAAGAATCTAAG TATTTAACTACCGTAATTCCGTATCATATGGACAGTGGCCCACCAGACAATCAGGCATTACAAGTTCTCATTAAAA TATTAAAAGCAATTAGCGAAGACAGTCCAACTGTACCTACTTTACTAACAGATTATATACTCAAAG TATTGTGTCCTACTTAG
- the arg gene encoding arginase → MNILKKIQSVITRLGNRNYGKVGIIGVPFDKGQHKEGVAHGPEAIRTAGLVRELKSLGLDVKDYGDISYKAKNVDGVNNMSHLGDVAGCTSYLSEKVQEILKDDRRVLTIGGDHSVGIGTIDGHVKEKENVAVIWVDAHADLNTNKTSESGNVHGMPVALLTSELADYWPHLPGMDWQQPMLSIRNVAYIGLRSVDRYERLVIEKFGITAFGMEDVERYGIHDVVYMALNKIDPNESKSLHVSFDIDSLDPLEAPCTGTPVRGGLSLREAVHLMEILYRTKRLNAVDLVEVNPFIGNQHDIQLTVEAAIHIIQAGFGYTRRGLKVPKGVTDMPLQTFR, encoded by the exons atgaatatattaaagaaaatacaaagtgTTATTACCAGACTTGGAAATCGCAATTATGGCAAAGTTGGAATAATTGGGGTGCCATTTGATAAAGGACAG CATAAGGAAGGTGTAGCACATGGTCCAGAGGCAATTAGGACAGCTGGATTAGTGCGAGAATTAAAATCATtag GGTTAGATGTGAAAGATTATGGTGATATTTCATATAAAGCAAAAAATGTAGATGGAGTAAATAACATGTCACACTTGGGTGATGTTGCTGGCTGTACAAGTTATTTATCTGAGAAGGTTCAAGAAATTTTGAAAGATGATCGACGAGTATTGACTATTGGTGGTGATCATAGTGTAGGAATTGGAACTATAGATGGTCATGTTAAG gaaaaagaaaatgtagctGTTATATGGGTTGATGCTCATGCAGatctaaatacaaataaaactAGCGAAAGTGGAAATGTTCATGGAATGCCTGTAGCATTATTAACTTCTGAATTAGCTGATTACTGGCCACATCTGCCAGGAATGGATTGGCAACAGCCaat GTTATCAATTAGAAATGTAGCTTATATTGGATTAAGATCTGTTGATCGTTATGAAAGATTAGTTATTGAAAAATTTGGTATTACTGCTTTTGGTATGGAAGATGTTGAAAGATATG GTATTCATGATGTTGTTTACATGGCACTAAATAAAATAGATCCTAATGAATCAAAATCATTACATGTTAGTTTTGATATTGATTCCTTAGACCCATTAGAAGCACCATGTACAGGAACTCCTG TACGTGGTGGATTGTCACTCAGAGAAGCTGTTCACTTAATGGAAATATTATACAGAACTAAAAGACTAAATGCAGTGGATCTTGTAGAAGTAAATCCTTTCATTGGTAATCAACATGATATTCAATTAACTGTTGAAGCTGCTATACACATAATTCAAGCTGGATTTGGTTATACCAGAAGAGGTCTTAAAGTTCCAAAGGGTGTTACAGATATGCCATTACAGACATTTAGATAA
- the LOC117156122 gene encoding acyl-CoA:lysophosphatidylglycerol acyltransferase 1 isoform X1, whose translation MTDFSSFSTFTRVINKVLNFVKCTIRTTFVILNNIYCIPTYVVWMTLLFPIKVYQPQVYWRIEGLFFHWLLAMVSTWTWSAGYDIIEQGDDIQEIISERTLVIANHQSTGDVPILMTTFNAKPNVLPNLMWIMDRIFKFTNFGIVSILHQDFFIVSGRKQREGSLKKLEKHLKEAYIPLSRKWMVLFPEGGFLCKRRETSQKYAKKNNLPILENVTLPRVGAMQTIFDTIGPSQENNTAEQQLNSRPNMTAAKPQINWILDITIAYPQGKPLDLPTIITGSRPPCETVLFYRVFPSSVVPREPELLSKWLYDRWVEKESLLENFYKYGSFLGTQAPVNEGSKIHQDPLRFLVLHLFFITSSYIHYNMFTYVLSCFW comes from the exons ATGACtgacttttcttccttttctactTTTACGAG GGTAATCAATaaagtattaaattttgtaaaatgtacTATTAGAACCACTTTTGTGATACTCAACAATATTTATTGTATACCAACATATGTagtatggatgacattattgtTCCCTATAAAAGTTTATCAACCACAAGTATATTGGAGAATCGAAGGATTATTTTTCCATTGGCTGTTAGCAATGGTATCCACGTGGACTTGGTCTGCAGGTTATGATA taATAGAACAAGGTGATGATATACAAGAAATTATTAGTGAAAGAACATTAGTAATAGCAAATCATCAAAGTACTGGTGATGTTCCTATACTCATGACAACATTTAATGCTAAGCCAAATGTATTACCTAATCTAATGTGGATTATGGATaggatttttaaatttactaacTTTGGTATAGTTTCTATTTTACACCAGGACTTCTTCATTGTATCT GGTCGAAAACAAAGGGAAGGGAGTTTAAAAAAGCTAGAAAAGcatttaaaagaagcatatatTCCATTGAGCAGAAAATGGATGGTTCTCTTCCCAGAAGGAggatttttatgtaaaagaCGAGAGACATCACAAAAATATGCTAAAAAGAATAATTTGCCAATTCTTGAAAATGTAACGTTACCGCGAGTAGGAGCAATGCAAACTATATTTGATACGATTGGTCCATCACAAGAAAATAATACAGCAGAACAACAATTGAACAGTAGGCcaa ATATGACGGCAGCTAAACCACAAATCAATTGGATTCTAGATATAACGATAGCATATCCTCAAGGTAAACCACTTGACTTACCAACAATTATAACTGGTTCACGACCACCATGTGAAACAGTATTATTTTACCGAGTTTTTCCTAGCTCAGTG GTCCCACGAGAACCAGAGTTATTGTCTAAATGGTTATATGATAGATGGGTTGAAAAAGAATCACTTTTGGAAAACTTTTACAAGTATGGATCATTTCTTGGCACTCAAGCACCTGTCAATGAAGGTTCTAAAATCCATCAGGATCCATTGAGATTCCTAGtccttcatttattttttataacatctagttatatacattataatatgtTTACGTATGTACTATCTTGCTTTTGGTAA
- the LOC117156120 gene encoding fumarate hydratase, mitochondrial isoform X3, which translates to MESSGEFRIERDTFGELKVPADKYYGAQTMRSKMNFPIGDSFERMPYGVIVAMGILKKAAALVNKEYGMDAKIADAISKAADDVICGDLYKDHFPLVIWQTGSGTQSNMNTNEVISNRAIELLGGKLGSKDPVHPNDHVNKSQSSNDTFPTAMHIAVALEINRVLLPGLEKLHEALEEKANAWKDIIKIGRTHTQDAVPLTLGQEFSGYAAQVCNGIKRVKDTLPRLYELALGGTAVGTGLNAPKGFAEKSAAKIAEITGLPFVTAPNKFEALATKDTMVEVHGALNTVAVSLMKIANDIRFLGSGPRCGLGELSLPENEPGSSIMPGKVNPTQCEAMTMVCCQVMGNQVAVSIGGSNGHFELNVFKPMIVANTLRSARLLGDACASFTKNCVVGIKPNVDRISKLLNESLMLVTALNPHIGYDKAAKIAKQAHAENLTLKESALKNGITAEQFDQWVKPENMIGPK; encoded by the exons ATG GAGTCCAGTGGTGAATTTCGAATTGAAAGAGATACTTTTGGTGAACTAAAGGTTCCTGCTGACAAATATTATGGAGCACAAACAATGCGGTCAAAAATGAACTTTCCAATTGGTGATAGTTTTGAACGAATGCCT TATGGGGTTATTGTCGCAATGGGTATATTAAAGAAAGCTGCTGCACTTGTAAATAAAGAATATGGAATGGATGCAAAAATAGCAGATGCTATTAGTAAAGCTGCAGATGATGTTATATGTGGAGACCTTTATAAAGATCATTTTCCACTGGTAATTTGGCAAACAGGTTCTGGTACGCAAAGCAATATGAACACCAATGAG GTAATTTCAAATCGTGCAATTGAATTACTTGGTGGTAAACTTGGATCAAAGGATCCTGTCCATCCAAATGATCATGTAAATAAATCTCAAAGTAGCAATGATACATTTCCTACTGCTATGCATATAGCAGTTGCTTTGGAAATTAACAGGGTATTACTTCCTGGTTTGGAAAAATTACATGAAGCATTAGAAGAAAAGGCTAATGCATGGaaagatattataaaaattggtAGAACTCATACTCAAGATGCTGTGCCCTTAACACTAGGACAAGAATTTTCAG GTTATGCAGCACAAGTTTGTAATGGCATTAAAAGGGTAAAAGATACTCTTCCAAGATTATATGAGTTAGCACTTGGTGGTACTGCAGTAGGAACAGGATTAAATGCACCAAAAGGTTTTGCGGAAAAATCAGCAGCAAAGATTGCAGAAATTACTGGATTACCATTTGTAACTGCTCCTAATAAATTTGAAGCTTTAGCAACTAAAGATACTATGGTAGAAGTGCATGGTGCGCTGAATACAGTAGCAGTTTCGCTTATGAAG ataGCTAATGATATTCGATTTTTGGGAAGTGGACCTCGTTGCGGTCTGGGGGAATTATCTCTTCCTGAAAATGAGCCAGGAAGTTCTATTATGCCTGGTAAAGTTAATCCAACACAATGCGAAGCAATGACTATGGTTTGTTGCCAAGTCATGGGTAATCAAGTTGCTGTATCTATTGGTGGAAGTAATGGCCATTTTGAGCTTAATGTATTTAAACCTATGATAGTTGCAAATACATTAAGATCTGCAAGACTATTAGGTGATGCCTGTGCCTCATTCACAAAGAACTGCGTCGTCGGTATTAAACCGAATGTAGATCGTATCAGTAAACTTTTGAACGAAAGTTTAATGCTTGTTACTGCTTTAAATCCACATATTGGTTATGATAAG GCTGCTAAAATTGCCAAGCAAGCCCATGCAGAAAATCTCACGTTAAAAGAATCAGCATTGAAGAATGGCATAACTGCAGAACAATTTGATCAATGGGTGAAGCCGGAAAATATGATTGGTCCCAAATAA